A genome region from Mercenaria mercenaria strain notata chromosome 11, MADL_Memer_1, whole genome shotgun sequence includes the following:
- the LOC128546798 gene encoding dehydrogenase/reductase SDR family member 9-like, whose translation MDIYWVILFIVLVSLFIERLVRKLKISSFDQRYVVVTGCDTGFGNMLAKRLDAMQFHVFAGCFTSKAVTQLTEECSRNMTAIQVDVSKDASIEQMLETVKRKLPEDKVLKEHGRIVNASSVVGRFAAGPATYVVSKHCVEAFSDVLRRELYRTGVKVCIVEPGAFKTGILDPSAQLKRLDNKVNSLPKEIKGKLREDYISKSLARFIKDTSHASIKFNEVIDAYIHAIIARYPLKRYLVGKDANYFMRALWLLPECASDFIIDKFSGVDINKE comes from the exons atggatataTACTGGgttattttgtttattgttcTGGTGTCCTTATTCATAGAAAGATTAGTGAGAAAGTTAAAGATCAGTAGCTTTGATCAGCGCTATGTTGTCGTTACTGGATGCGATACGGGGTTTGGAAACATGCTTGCTAAAAGGCTGGACGCCATGCAGTTCCATGTTTTTGCTGGCTGTTTTACAAGCAAGGCAGTTACGCAGTTGACCGAAGAATGTTCGCGGAATATGACAGCTATACAAGTAGACGTTTCAAAAGATGCAAGTATTGAACAAATGTTGGAAACAGTTAAAAGAAAACTACCTGAAGATAAAG TATTGAAAGAACATGGTCGTATTGTGAATGCATCAAGTGTGGTGGGTCGTTTTGCAGCTGGTCCGGCTACGTACGTCGTTTCAAAGCATTGTGTGGAAGCATTTTCTGATGTACTCAG ACGGGAACTTTACAGAACAGGGGTAAAGGTATGCATAGTTGAGCCTGGAGCATTTAAGACGGGAATTCTTGATCCAAGTGCTCAATTAAAAAGACTAGACAATAAAGTTAACAGCTTGCCAAAAGAAATAAAGGGGAAACTGCGAGAAGATTACATTAGCAAAA GTCTGGCAAGGTTCATAAAGGACACTTCTCATGCCTCCATTAAATTCAATGAGGTTATCGACGCCTACATACATGCCATTATCGCTAGGTATCCATTGAAAAG ataTCTGGTTGGCAAAGACGCAAATTATTTTATGCGGGCATTGTGGCTGCTTCCTGAATGTGCAAGTGATTTCATCATTGATAAATTTAGTGGAGTGGATATAAATAAGGAGTAG